One genomic region from Argentina anserina chromosome 2, drPotAnse1.1, whole genome shotgun sequence encodes:
- the LOC126783968 gene encoding uncharacterized protein LOC126783968, with amino-acid sequence MPENARTEFDILDSHGTEYHRWVSDVQITFVRKKFTAATNPPKEKEDQASDEVKAQTLMFLRRHMDKVLNKQCLKYTDPSVLWEALKEQFNNVHDAQLPTLLAEWRSFHLLDFAKVHDYHQAILNLQPDLNVCGKEKTDDAMIENTLETFPEFTSEIAHQYRLDYDAKRIKSFANLMNLPKKKERHHEIILNNNNLRPAGTKRVLESHQANVEMPDANTTIKLKVEDFQTKENEKAGLQALSTPDFE; translated from the exons ATGCCTGAAAATGCACGAACAGAGTTTGACATCCTAGATTCTCATGGAACTGAGTATCATCGATGGGTGTCCGACGTGCAAATTACGTTCGTCAGAAAGAAGTTTACTGCTGCCACCAACcctccaaaagaaaaagaggaccAAGCATCCGATGAGGTGAAAGCCCAGACCCTGATGTTTCTCAGGCGCCATATGGACAAGGTACTCAACAAACAGTGCCTCAAGTATACAGATCCGAGTGTTCTTTGGGAAGCTCTCAAGGAACAGTTTAATAATGTGCATGACGCACAATTGCCAACTCTTTTGGCAGAATGGAGATCTTTTCATCTACTGGATTTCGCCAAGGTTCATGATTACCATCAGGCGATCTTAAATCTCCAACCGGACTTAAATGTGTGTGGCAAGGAGAAAACTGACGATGCCATGATCGAGAATACCCTAGAGACTTTCCCAGAATTTACGAGTGAAATAGCTCACCAATATCGCCTTGATTATGATGCCAAAAGAATCAAGAGTTTTGCGAATTTGATGAACCTTCCCAAGAAGAAGGAACGTCATCATGAGATCattctcaacaacaacaacctaagaccTGCTGGGACGAAAAGAGTTCTGGAATCTCATCAGGCAA atgtggaGATGCCTGATGCTAATACTACCATCAAGCTCAAAGTTGAAGACTTTCAGACAAAAGAGAACGAGAAAGCCGGTCTTCAGGCTCTTTCCACTCCTGATTTTGAATAA